CCGTACTTTATCTATCTGCTGGTACGCAACCGGACTGGTTGTTTACTTAAGTTTATGGCAACACTCAAGAGGACTACATTATGGGGAAAGACTCCTCATCTTTACGCGTGATACGGTTTTTAACCGTATTCTTCGCTGTGCTTTGCGGCGCGTATTTGCTGGTTGGCGGCCTTTGGCTCTCAACAATAGGTGGTAGCTGGTACTACATTATCAGTGGCATCGCGATGCTGGTAACGGCATTCCTGCTCTGGCGTCGCCACAGCGCCGCGCTGATCGTTTATGCGCTGCTGCTGCTGGGCACGCTGGCCTGGGCGGTCTGGGAAGTCGGCTTCGATTTCTGGGCGCTGGCACCGCGTACCGACGTCTGGGTAATTTTTGGTATCTGGCTGATCTTGCCGTTTGTTTACCGTGGTATTTCTCAGCACGGCAGCAAAAAAACGGGCGTTTCGCTGATGGGCGTCAGCCTGGTGATCAGCGCCGTGGTACTGGCCTGGGCGGTGTTTAACGATCCCCAGGAGATCAACGGTACGCTGCCGACGGCCGATCAGGCTGCGCCAGCCGCCGCTGACAGCACGATCCCACCGGGAGACTGGCCAGCCTACGGGCGCGATCAGGCGGGCACGCGTTACTCTCCGCTGAATCAGATCAACGAGAAAAACGTCAAGGATCTGCAGGTTGCCTGGACATTCCGCACCGGCGATTTAAAGACGCCGAACGATCCGGGTGAGATCACTAACGAAGTGACGCCGATTAAGGTCCGCGACACGCTCTATCTCTGCACCGCGCATCAGATCCTGTTTGCGCTGGATGCGGTGAGCGGAAAAGAAAAATGGAAGTTCGATCCGGGCCTGAAGCCTAATCCTACCTTCCAGCACGTTACCTGTCGCGGCGTTTCCTATCATGAAACACCGGCGGCGGCCAATACCGGAGCAGCTACGCCAGCGCTTTGTTCACGCCGCATTATCCTGCCGGTGAACGACGGTCGTCTGTTCGCGCTGGATGCCGAAACCGGCAAGCGCTGCCCTGACTTTGCTGATAACGGCGTGCTGGATCTACAGCACAAACAGCCGGTCACCACGCCGGGCGCTTATGAGCCGACTTCACCGCCGATTATCACCGATAAAGTGATTGTGATTGCCGGTGCGGTAACCGATAACTACTCGACGCATGAGCCGTCAGGGGTGATTCGCGGCTTCGACGTTAATACCGGTGCCCTGCTGTGGGTATTCGATCCGGGCGCGAAAGATCCTAACGCTATCCCGGCAGATGGCCAGAGCTTTGTGCCTAACTCACCAAACTCCTGGGCACCTGCGGTTTATGACGCGAAGCTGGATATGGTTTACCTGCCGATGGGCGTCACCACGCCGGATATCTGGGGCGGCAACCGCACGCCTGAGCAGGAACGCTATGCCAGCAGCGTACTGGCGCTGAACGCAACTACCGGTAAGCTGGTATGGTCTTATCAGACCGTACATCACGATCTGTGGGATATGGACCTGCCCTCACAGCCGACATTAGCGGATATCACCGACAAAAACGGCAACACCGTGCCGGTGATTTATGCGCCAGCGAAGACCGGCAATATTTTTGTGCTGGATCGCCGTAACGGTCAGCTGGTCGTTCCGGCACCGGAAACGCCGGTCCCACAAGGCCCGGCGAAAGGCGATCGCCTCTCTCCAACCCAGCCTTATTCAGAACTGACGTTCCGTCCGCAGCAGCACCTGTCCGGCAAGGATATGTGGGGTGCGACCATGTTCGATCAGCTGGTGTGCCGCGTAATTTTCCATCGCCTGCGTTATGAAGGTCCGTTTACTCCACCGTCCGAGCAGGGTACGCTGGTTTTCCCTGGCAACCTCGGCATGTTTGAATGGGGTGGCATTGCGGTAGATACCGATCGTCAGATTGCCATCGCTAACCCCATGGCGCTGCCGTTTGTCTCTAAACTGGTGCCGCGCGGTCCAGGCAACCCGATCGAGCCACCGAAAGATGGCGCGGGCGGTTCAGGTACGGAAACCGGCATTCAGCCGCAGTATGGCGTGCCGTTTGGCGTAGAGCTGAATCCGTTCCTGTCACCGTTTGGCCTGCCGTGTAAACAGCCTGCCTGGGGTTACATTTCCGCGCTGGATCTGAAAACTAACCAGGTAGTGTGGAAAAAACGTATCGGTACGG
The sequence above is a segment of the Mixta intestinalis genome. Coding sequences within it:
- a CDS encoding glucose/quinate/shikimate family membrane-bound PQQ-dependent dehydrogenase, which gives rise to MGKDSSSLRVIRFLTVFFAVLCGAYLLVGGLWLSTIGGSWYYIISGIAMLVTAFLLWRRHSAALIVYALLLLGTLAWAVWEVGFDFWALAPRTDVWVIFGIWLILPFVYRGISQHGSKKTGVSLMGVSLVISAVVLAWAVFNDPQEINGTLPTADQAAPAAADSTIPPGDWPAYGRDQAGTRYSPLNQINEKNVKDLQVAWTFRTGDLKTPNDPGEITNEVTPIKVRDTLYLCTAHQILFALDAVSGKEKWKFDPGLKPNPTFQHVTCRGVSYHETPAAANTGAATPALCSRRIILPVNDGRLFALDAETGKRCPDFADNGVLDLQHKQPVTTPGAYEPTSPPIITDKVIVIAGAVTDNYSTHEPSGVIRGFDVNTGALLWVFDPGAKDPNAIPADGQSFVPNSPNSWAPAVYDAKLDMVYLPMGVTTPDIWGGNRTPEQERYASSVLALNATTGKLVWSYQTVHHDLWDMDLPSQPTLADITDKNGNTVPVIYAPAKTGNIFVLDRRNGQLVVPAPETPVPQGPAKGDRLSPTQPYSELTFRPQQHLSGKDMWGATMFDQLVCRVIFHRLRYEGPFTPPSEQGTLVFPGNLGMFEWGGIAVDTDRQIAIANPMALPFVSKLVPRGPGNPIEPPKDGAGGSGTETGIQPQYGVPFGVELNPFLSPFGLPCKQPAWGYISALDLKTNQVVWKKRIGTVRDSAPVPLPFKMGMPMLGGPVTTAGHVFFIAATADNYLRAFSTNTGEKLWEGRLPAGGQATPMTYEANGKQYVVIAAGGHGSFGTKLGDYIIAYALPDEK